A genomic window from Methanovulcanius yangii includes:
- a CDS encoding energy-coupling factor ABC transporter permease, protein MEGFLPSPWWQIWWILALPCLIYGLFKLKKIMNENREVLPLLGVAGGFIFVLSALKLPSVTGSCSHPTGTALSAITFGPWITAVLGCIVLLFQSLFLAHGGLTTLGANMFSMAIVGPFVGYYVYKGLDKLNVNFFICVFIAAFLCDLVTYCVTALELALAFPATSGGLLPSFAAFLGVFALTQVPLAIIEGLVFVVIFKYIVILKPELLVKLNVLTEEKWKTAKEAWKNEVSF, encoded by the coding sequence ATGGAAGGTTTTCTGCCCAGTCCTTGGTGGCAGATATGGTGGATTCTGGCACTTCCGTGCCTGATCTATGGATTATTCAAATTGAAGAAAATCATGAATGAAAACCGTGAAGTGCTCCCTCTCCTTGGTGTTGCGGGCGGATTTATCTTTGTTCTCTCCGCACTGAAACTCCCCTCGGTAACCGGCAGTTGTTCGCACCCGACCGGAACGGCACTGTCGGCAATCACCTTCGGGCCGTGGATCACCGCCGTCCTGGGATGTATCGTTCTTCTGTTCCAGTCATTGTTCCTGGCCCATGGCGGTCTGACAACCCTCGGTGCTAACATGTTCTCCATGGCTATCGTCGGGCCATTCGTTGGCTACTATGTCTACAAGGGCCTCGACAAGCTGAATGTGAACTTCTTTATCTGTGTCTTCATCGCGGCATTCCTCTGCGATCTGGTCACCTACTGCGTGACCGCACTTGAACTGGCCCTTGCATTCCCTGCAACTTCCGGAGGGCTCCTCCCGTCATTTGCAGCGTTCCTTGGCGTATTTGCCCTAACACAGGTACCCCTTGCGATCATCGAGGGTCTGGTCTTCGTGGTCATCTTCAAGTACATTGTTATTCTGAAACCCGAACTTCTGGTAAAATTGAATGTGCTCACCGAAGAAAAATGGAAAACAGCAAAGGAGGCATGGAAGAATGAAGTATCTTTTTGA
- a CDS encoding energy-coupling factor ABC transporter substrate-binding protein translates to MKYLFEIITLIAIILFTGAFLYTDTIVQASGEEGWGGTDGVGSEMVEELGYEPWIDNSDYTFTPPSGEIESCLFALQAVIGGLLIGWIFGSWATERRIEKTSN, encoded by the coding sequence ATGAAGTATCTTTTTGAAATCATCACCCTGATTGCAATCATCCTCTTTACCGGGGCATTTCTCTATACGGATACGATTGTTCAGGCTTCCGGCGAAGAAGGCTGGGGAGGAACAGACGGTGTGGGTTCCGAGATGGTTGAAGAACTCGGGTATGAGCCATGGATTGACAATTCGGATTATACCTTCACCCCTCCCTCGGGCGAGATCGAATCGTGCCTCTTTGCCCTGCAGGCAGTAATTGGCGGCCTGTTGATCGGATGGATATTCGGCTCCTGGGCAACAGAGAGACGGATAGAGAAAACTTCAAATTAA
- a CDS encoding HEAT repeat domain-containing protein yields the protein MQRVKEGAIYGGFAAMNSLGAVGESAVPPLMELLTGADRNVRWRSAMALARVGAPSVDPLIEVAAAREESIKNPAIWALAEIGDERAVGPLIVIMREEPSDCCRAMTAAALIKLGAPVGVAAAYDECDRSGEEFRGLVREAYWGT from the coding sequence GTGCAGCGCGTGAAGGAAGGGGCCATCTACGGTGGATTTGCGGCGATGAATTCCCTGGGCGCAGTAGGGGAGTCCGCCGTGCCGCCGCTGATGGAACTTCTCACCGGTGCGGATCGCAATGTCCGCTGGCGCTCTGCCATGGCACTCGCCCGCGTGGGAGCACCATCAGTCGACCCGCTCATTGAGGTTGCGGCGGCTCGCGAGGAATCGATCAAAAATCCCGCTATCTGGGCGCTTGCCGAGATAGGCGACGAACGGGCGGTCGGGCCGCTGATCGTAATCATGCGGGAGGAGCCGTCGGACTGCTGCCGTGCCATGACGGCGGCGGCACTCATCAAACTCGGGGCTCCCGTCGGTGTTGCCGCGGCCTATGATGAGTGCGACCGCTCCGGGGAGGAATTCCGCGGCCTCGTGCGGGAAGCCTACTGGGGAACCTGA
- a CDS encoding PAS domain S-box protein, whose amino-acid sequence MDEDQGSSNRILRTLRLRPRGMTITEIAKHTGLTRNSVSKHLEVLRVGGQVDMRTVGNAKVYSLAQRVPMSAFLCFTSNLIVVLDRCGNILQINDRFLSIAGRKKEEILGENVREVALPVVSTPETLALIEGVEREQYITDVRYRPDGEEFFYQMQVVPTVFDHGERGRTIVLEDITEKKRYVRNMEFLAKSAMDFVDLPDDTDVYQRIGELIIEFIPEGKVFVQSYDEAKNTFFVRSVMDELFRQELISLLGRDPVGMPFPLDEVFLSPFLENPGEIEYGVREIPLEARPAKGVFSFYDLAFGQIPEDVCEQVVTTCNIGKAYMTFLVWKGQLLGDVGVFLAADEEIEDVHALESFIRQASIAISKRMTEERLRRSNQRFRQVVELFPFPAAIINAEGRYTFINRKFIEVFGYTLDDIPTGKEWFARAFPDAAVRRDVIATWKKDVDKAGENQVRPRMYEVTCKNGERKTVIFRPILFCDQSHYVTYEDVTELRRAQSILLDDIEDLKAVGEELRIMDMALASLPCAVAVADANRHLRYVNAAFLAMWGYESLDDVAGMDASELWTADGGMDWALDPWSGVVTGLRRDRSSFSVQGTFALLRDDDGERLGLVGWFGDIPGIS is encoded by the coding sequence ATGGATGAGGATCAGGGGTCGTCCAACCGCATCCTGCGGACTCTCAGGCTCCGGCCGCGGGGGATGACCATCACCGAGATTGCGAAACATACGGGGCTGACCCGCAACTCCGTCTCGAAGCACCTCGAGGTGCTGCGGGTGGGAGGACAGGTCGATATGCGCACCGTCGGCAATGCAAAGGTCTATTCGCTCGCCCAGAGGGTTCCGATGTCTGCGTTTCTCTGTTTTACCAGCAACCTCATCGTCGTTCTCGACCGTTGTGGCAATATCCTCCAGATCAACGATCGTTTTCTCAGCATCGCCGGGCGGAAAAAGGAAGAGATTCTTGGCGAGAACGTCAGGGAGGTTGCCCTCCCTGTCGTATCGACGCCGGAGACGCTCGCCCTCATCGAGGGGGTGGAGCGGGAACAGTATATCACCGATGTGAGGTACCGCCCCGACGGGGAGGAGTTCTTCTACCAGATGCAGGTGGTCCCAACCGTCTTCGACCACGGGGAGCGGGGAAGGACGATTGTTCTGGAGGACATCACCGAGAAGAAACGATATGTGCGAAACATGGAGTTTCTCGCAAAATCTGCGATGGATTTCGTCGACCTCCCGGATGATACGGACGTGTACCAGCGTATTGGCGAACTCATCATCGAGTTCATACCGGAGGGGAAGGTGTTTGTCCAGTCTTATGATGAAGCGAAGAATACCTTCTTCGTCCGTTCTGTGATGGATGAGCTATTCCGTCAAGAGCTGATTTCTCTCCTGGGGCGAGACCCTGTGGGGATGCCCTTTCCACTCGACGAGGTGTTCCTCTCCCCCTTCCTTGAAAATCCTGGTGAGATTGAGTATGGCGTACGTGAGATTCCACTGGAGGCACGGCCGGCGAAAGGTGTATTTTCGTTTTATGACCTCGCCTTCGGACAGATTCCGGAGGACGTCTGCGAACAGGTTGTCACGACGTGCAATATCGGCAAGGCCTACATGACCTTCCTCGTCTGGAAGGGTCAGCTTCTCGGGGATGTCGGAGTATTCCTTGCGGCGGACGAGGAGATCGAGGATGTTCATGCGCTCGAATCCTTTATCCGGCAGGCATCGATTGCAATCTCCAAACGGATGACGGAGGAACGGCTGCGCCGAAGCAATCAGCGGTTCCGGCAGGTGGTGGAACTCTTCCCCTTCCCGGCTGCCATCATCAATGCGGAGGGGCGCTATACCTTCATAAACCGCAAATTCATCGAGGTGTTTGGGTATACCCTCGACGACATCCCGACCGGCAAAGAATGGTTTGCCCGTGCGTTTCCCGATGCAGCTGTCCGCAGGGACGTGATCGCCACCTGGAAGAAGGATGTCGATAAAGCGGGGGAAAATCAGGTTCGTCCCCGGATGTACGAGGTGACCTGCAAAAATGGGGAGAGGAAAACGGTGATCTTCCGGCCTATTCTCTTCTGTGACCAGAGTCACTACGTCACCTACGAAGATGTCACCGAACTGCGGCGGGCGCAATCAATACTCCTGGATGACATCGAAGATCTCAAGGCCGTCGGCGAAGAGCTGAGAATAATGGATATGGCGCTTGCCTCCCTCCCATGCGCCGTTGCGGTGGCCGATGCAAACAGGCATCTGCGATACGTAAACGCGGCGTTTCTTGCGATGTGGGGATATGAATCCCTTGACGATGTGGCAGGCATGGACGCATCGGAGCTCTGGACGGCAGATGGAGGGATGGATTGGGCACTGGATCCATGGTCGGGTGTCGTCACCGGGCTCCGGCGGGACCGTTCGTCATTTTCCGTGCAGGGGACGTTCGCACTTCTCAGGGATGATGACGGTGAACGGCTCGGGCTGGTTGGCTGGTTTGGCGACATACCGGGCATCTCATAG